A genomic window from Silene latifolia isolate original U9 population chromosome Y, ASM4854445v1, whole genome shotgun sequence includes:
- the LOC141629443 gene encoding uncharacterized protein LOC141629443 — MHKDPSNLAVLEEESAAAVEYRTLSKAHCSFLSQKAKIGWLCEGDENTKYFHNQIKAKQMHNKILQIKDKNGQHHTNPLSIEKAFLDYYVELLGDNKDTSDVHVPTVRIGSLISDQHRSILLKPVSSQEVKDCIFSIPSTKSPGPDGFSSQFYRDSWDIIGKDITGAVLDFFATDDLLLFCKGNAVSIMWLLRGFFTFSATSWLALNNDKTDIYFNGVSKDIMVDIVKVFGFRIGTLPFKYLGVPISSKKLSKFEGHKLIERIVQRIRSLGARKLSYAGRLVLVKTVLSTLHSYWASMFLIPSGIMDKVDSICRNFLCGGRDSYLKTPNINWNTCCKPKDEGGLGLKNAKRVMNIFSINVNIVKDVCGDANVKLHIQFHGEHMVKWYSLSRSRSGLQRVVTGACFVGLIYGIWHVKNCARLQQQVQLPSMLVNQVWKEVKDRWLHRNKRPLRNYDQLWLDSIA; from the exons ATGCACAAGGATCCTTCCAATCTTGCTGTGTTGGAGGAGGAATCTGCAGCTGCAGTGGAATATAGAACCCTGAGCAAAGCACATTGTAGTTTTCTCAGTCAGAAGGCAAAGATTGGATGGCTGTGTGAAGGAGATGAGAATACTAAGTATTTTCATAACCAAATTAAGGCCAAACAAATGCATAATAAAATTCTTCAAATTAAGGATAAAAATGGTCAGCACCATACAAATCCTCTTAGCATAGAGAAAGCCTTTCTGGATTATTATGTGGAGTTGCTGGGGGACAATAAAGATACTTCGGATGTCCATGTGCCTACTGTCAGAATTGGGAGTTTAATTTCTGATCAGCATAGGAGTATTCTGTTGAAGCCAGTCTCATCTCAGGAAGTAAAGGATTGTATCTTTAGCATTCCTTCCACTAAATCCCCGGGACCAGATGGGTTCTCTAGTCAATTTTATAGAGATTCATGGGACATTATTGGGAAGGATATTACTGGAGCTGTTCTGGATTTCTTTGCTACTG ATGATCTATTATTATTTTGCAAGGGCAATGCAGTGTCTATTATGTGGCTCTTGAGAGGGTTCTTTACTTTTTCTGCTACTTCTTGGCTTGCTCTGAATAATGATAAGACTGACATCTATTTTAATGGAGTCAGTAAGGATATTATGGTAGACATTGTCAAAGTTTTTGGTTTTAGAATAGGTACTCTGCCTTTTAAGTATTTAGGTGTCCCAATTTCTTCAAAGAAACTCTCTAAATTTGAGGGACATAAGCTGATTGAGAGGATTGTCCAAAGAATTAGAAGCTTGGGGGCAAGGAAATTGTCTTATGCTGGCAGGCTTGTGCTAGTTAAGACAGTGCTATCTACCTTACATTCTTATTGGGCTTCCATGTTTTTAATACCTTCTGGCATCATGGATAAGGTGGACTCTATTTGTAGGAACTTCTTATGCGGAGGAAGGGATTCATACTTAAAAACTCCTAATATAAATTGGAATACCTGTTGTAAACCTAAAGATGAAGGGGGATTGGGTCTTAAGAATGCTAAG AGAGTCATGAACATCTTTTCTATAAATGTGAATATAGTAAAAGATGTATGCGGTGATGCAAATGTGAAACTCCACATCCAGTTTCATGGAGAGCATATGGTGAAATGGTACTCTTTGAGTCGATCTAGAAGTGGTTTACAAAGAGTGGTTACTGGTGCTTGTTTTGTTGGACTGATTTATGGTATTTGGCATGTAAAAAATTGTGCTAGACTGCAGCAGCAGGTGCAACTTCCAAGTATGTTGGTGAATCAAGTTTGGAAGGAAGTCAAAGACAGATGGTTACATAGGAACAAACGTCCTCTCAGGAATTATGATCAACTTTGGCTTGATTCGATTGCTTAA